Proteins from one Amycolatopsis benzoatilytica AK 16/65 genomic window:
- a CDS encoding enoyl-CoA hydratase/isomerase family protein: MTSVVPENELLGLTLAGGVAVIRLTRPPVNAMSFALQGQLSSVAETVAHDDDVRVVVLHGGERMFSAGADIKEMAASGHPEMIQRARRLQRAFNAVAEIPKPVIAAVEGPALGGGCELALCADFRICARDSQVGLPEILLGLIPGAGGTQRLARLVGPSRAKELIMTGRAVEADEALSIGLVDKVADTGEVFRAAMDWAVRLAAGPRYALRAAKEAIDRGLETNLSAGLEIERALFAGLFATDDASVGLRSFCSNGPGKARFD; encoded by the coding sequence ATGACCAGCGTTGTGCCGGAAAACGAATTGCTCGGCTTAACACTGGCCGGCGGCGTAGCTGTCATCCGCCTCACGCGTCCGCCCGTCAACGCGATGAGCTTCGCCCTTCAAGGGCAGTTGTCGTCCGTCGCCGAGACGGTAGCTCATGATGACGACGTCCGTGTCGTTGTGCTGCACGGGGGCGAGAGAATGTTCTCGGCCGGCGCTGACATCAAGGAGATGGCGGCGTCCGGCCACCCGGAGATGATCCAGCGCGCACGTCGCCTCCAACGGGCATTCAATGCGGTCGCGGAGATCCCGAAGCCGGTCATCGCCGCGGTCGAAGGGCCAGCTCTTGGGGGTGGCTGTGAACTCGCGTTGTGCGCCGACTTCCGTATCTGCGCCAGAGACAGCCAGGTCGGCTTGCCCGAGATCCTGCTCGGGCTGATTCCAGGCGCGGGCGGAACACAGCGGCTGGCACGGCTCGTGGGACCATCGAGGGCCAAGGAACTCATCATGACCGGTCGCGCTGTGGAAGCCGACGAGGCGCTGTCGATCGGTCTCGTCGATAAGGTCGCCGATACAGGCGAGGTGTTCCGCGCCGCGATGGACTGGGCCGTCCGGCTGGCCGCCGGTCCGCGGTATGCACTTCGCGCCGCGAAGGAAGCCATCGATCGCGGTCTCGAGACGAATCTCAGTGCTGGTTTGGAGATCGAGCGCGCCCTGTTCGCGGGATTGTTCGCCACCGATGACGCATCGGTTGGCCTTCGCAGCTTCTGTTCGAACGGCCCGGGCAAGGCCCGGTTCGATTAG
- a CDS encoding acyl-CoA thioesterase yields MLKHSYRCPLRWSDMDAFGHVNNVAYFRYLEESRVDLVFRLAPQHEGQELSRGSVVSRQEIRYLRPMEYREAPVVVETWVVDIKAAALTFASVIRDSDEVYAHGSTVLTPYDLQTGRPRRITPKEREFFEFYLEKPGLAEAKD; encoded by the coding sequence GTGTTGAAGCATTCTTACCGATGTCCGTTGCGCTGGTCTGACATGGACGCCTTCGGGCACGTCAACAACGTTGCCTACTTTCGCTACCTCGAGGAATCTCGGGTCGATCTGGTGTTTCGGCTCGCACCACAACATGAAGGACAGGAACTCTCCCGGGGCAGCGTTGTCAGTCGGCAAGAGATCCGATACCTGCGACCGATGGAATACAGGGAAGCGCCGGTCGTCGTGGAGACATGGGTAGTCGACATCAAGGCGGCGGCACTCACCTTCGCCTCCGTAATTCGCGATAGCGATGAGGTTTACGCACACGGGTCAACGGTTCTGACTCCGTACGATCTGCAGACCGGCCGTCCTCGGCGGATCACCCCCAAAGAACGTGAATTCTTCGAGTTCTACCTCGAGAAGCCTGGGCTCGCGGAAGCTAAGGATTGA
- a CDS encoding beta-ketoacyl-ACP synthase III, with protein sequence MTGAIKAWAGRRNTRILGVGAYRPRTALTNADILKHLDSSDEWIRRRSGVVTRHRADRQETLAYMAVEAGKGALKSAGITADDVDLIIVATATRMRQIPHVSPEIAFKIGAGTTAAFDVSAGCAGFVYGLNIAHSSVTSGSARNVLVIGVERLLDVTDPTDRGTAFLMGDGAGAVVVGVSDAPAIGPVIWGSDGSRSDLLQQSVAWDELRESYEKGKPEQPWPSLRMQGREVFRWAVWQMADVAREALDTAGVSVAELDAFIPHQANMRITDSLVKELKLPERVVVARDVSDTGNTSAASIPLAMEKLLSSGQVSSGATALMIGFGAGLSYAGVVARLP encoded by the coding sequence ATGACGGGAGCCATTAAGGCCTGGGCCGGCCGTAGGAACACACGGATTCTCGGTGTGGGCGCCTATCGTCCCCGTACGGCCCTGACGAACGCGGACATATTGAAGCATCTAGATTCCAGTGACGAGTGGATTCGACGACGGTCAGGGGTCGTGACACGGCATCGAGCGGACCGGCAGGAAACACTCGCCTACATGGCGGTGGAGGCGGGCAAGGGTGCGCTGAAGAGTGCGGGCATCACGGCGGACGACGTCGACCTGATCATCGTTGCGACGGCGACGCGGATGCGCCAGATACCGCATGTCTCTCCTGAAATCGCCTTTAAGATCGGTGCCGGAACCACGGCGGCATTCGACGTTTCAGCGGGCTGTGCGGGTTTCGTCTACGGTCTCAATATCGCGCATTCTTCGGTCACTTCCGGTTCCGCGCGGAATGTGCTCGTCATCGGAGTAGAGAGACTGTTGGACGTCACTGATCCAACGGATCGGGGTACTGCGTTCCTCATGGGCGATGGGGCTGGTGCGGTCGTCGTAGGCGTCTCCGACGCCCCCGCAATAGGGCCCGTGATCTGGGGTTCTGACGGGAGTCGCTCGGATCTGCTGCAGCAATCCGTAGCCTGGGATGAACTCCGCGAATCGTACGAAAAAGGGAAGCCCGAGCAGCCATGGCCGTCGCTCCGCATGCAGGGGCGAGAGGTGTTTCGCTGGGCAGTATGGCAGATGGCCGACGTTGCGCGCGAGGCACTTGACACGGCCGGCGTATCGGTCGCCGAGCTGGACGCATTTATTCCCCATCAAGCAAACATGCGAATAACTGATTCCCTGGTCAAGGAATTGAAACTGCCGGAACGTGTTGTCGTCGCCCGAGACGTCTCGGATACCGGCAACACCAGCGCGGCATCGATTCCGTTGGCAATGGAGAAGCTGCTGTCCTCTGGGCAGGTCTCCAGCGGTGCTACCGCCTTGATGATCGGCTTCGGCGCCGGACTTTCGTACGCTGGCGTTGTCGCCCGGCTGCCTTAA
- a CDS encoding iron-sulfur cluster assembly protein, with protein sequence MTAIVWSELATVLDPEIDISLLDLGVIRSIEIDGQSITIVMAPTRTACPGVHEMKRRVIEAVHRAVPDANVEIKWKIGIWNPSCVSDRGRKVLQSAGYIVAEEGVSRPLTCPYCSSVKVRRDGDFGGSVCKTPFSCRACGSTFDLLGADQCVSCRGPRDILQIASPPR encoded by the coding sequence GTGACGGCCATCGTGTGGTCCGAACTCGCGACTGTCCTCGACCCGGAGATCGACATCTCGCTGCTCGACCTGGGCGTCATAAGGAGCATCGAAATCGACGGACAGTCCATCACGATAGTGATGGCGCCGACGCGAACAGCATGTCCTGGTGTGCACGAAATGAAGCGCCGCGTCATCGAGGCGGTGCACCGTGCTGTGCCCGACGCGAACGTGGAGATAAAATGGAAGATCGGGATCTGGAATCCGTCGTGTGTTTCGGATCGGGGACGCAAGGTTCTTCAATCTGCCGGGTACATCGTGGCGGAAGAAGGAGTTTCCCGACCGCTGACGTGTCCCTATTGTTCGTCCGTCAAGGTGCGACGGGATGGTGACTTCGGCGGCAGCGTATGCAAAACCCCCTTTAGCTGTCGTGCGTGTGGATCAACATTCGACCTGCTGGGTGCCGATCAATGCGTGTCCTGCAGGGGGCCGCGAGACATCCTCCAGATTGCTTCCCCTCCGCGGTAG
- a CDS encoding Phenylacetic acid catabolic protein: protein MSVQDSQSAKPVQRQRYELHDDVPDVVRNGARRFAAIQALNEMIGSMIYVPWITRAPSYARKQMMIAKVQDEIGHGHMSARVAADLGKPWEEILVDYLEGRAFLHNIFHYEFESWEEFGAGGLLMNSAAIVQFRSLLQGVYLPYARALKRVAREESFHFQHSIDITWEVMEYGNDRQRSRIQAAFETWLPRVLAFLGPPDAETIHENAMWKAGLKPHSNDEVRQQWLNKTIPVFRKLGIHTDPDLVCETSAGQWTYAQPDWAETKRIIRNEGPSSTARLEHARTVLERNADYRRTCKAAA, encoded by the coding sequence ATGTCCGTACAGGATTCACAAAGCGCAAAGCCAGTGCAGCGCCAGCGATACGAGTTGCACGACGACGTGCCCGACGTAGTTCGCAACGGCGCCCGCAGGTTCGCGGCGATTCAAGCGCTCAACGAAATGATCGGTTCGATGATCTATGTGCCGTGGATCACGCGTGCACCCAGCTACGCCCGCAAGCAGATGATGATCGCGAAAGTGCAGGACGAGATCGGACATGGCCACATGTCGGCGCGCGTCGCTGCCGATCTCGGCAAACCGTGGGAGGAGATCCTGGTCGACTACCTCGAGGGACGCGCATTCCTGCACAACATATTCCACTACGAGTTCGAGTCATGGGAGGAATTCGGGGCTGGCGGATTGCTGATGAACTCAGCGGCTATTGTCCAGTTCCGATCGCTTCTTCAAGGCGTGTATCTGCCGTATGCCCGCGCTTTGAAGCGCGTCGCTCGCGAGGAGTCGTTTCACTTCCAGCATTCGATCGACATTACTTGGGAAGTCATGGAATACGGGAACGATAGGCAGCGAAGTCGGATCCAAGCCGCATTCGAGACATGGCTGCCCCGGGTTCTCGCCTTCCTCGGGCCGCCTGACGCCGAGACGATCCATGAGAACGCCATGTGGAAGGCGGGCCTCAAGCCGCACAGCAACGACGAGGTACGGCAGCAGTGGCTGAACAAGACAATCCCGGTGTTCCGGAAGCTGGGGATCCACACAGATCCGGACCTGGTCTGCGAGACGTCCGCAGGGCAGTGGACCTACGCGCAACCCGACTGGGCCGAGACCAAGCGGATCATTCGCAACGAGGGCCCCTCGTCGACGGCCCGTCTGGAACACGCACGAACTGTGCTCGAGCGCAACGCCGACTACCGGCGCACCTGCAAGGCGGCTGCCTGA
- a CDS encoding lipocalin-like domain-containing protein, producing the protein MGVAAGEAILVGTWRLVSYIATDTSQQCVAHPLGAAPRGLLIYTADGHMSAQVAGVGSRTGLKDPAEPGTSLDRPLYVGYGGIYEQHGDQVIHRTVLGSLPEVDRADVTRTVEVKGDTLILRAPSAVREWDEVVLTWRRVRETLLAATAT; encoded by the coding sequence GTGGGCGTAGCCGCCGGAGAAGCGATCTTGGTCGGCACGTGGCGGCTAGTCTCCTACATAGCAACCGACACAAGCCAACAATGCGTAGCCCACCCGCTGGGCGCTGCGCCCCGCGGTCTGCTGATCTACACGGCGGACGGGCACATGTCCGCGCAAGTAGCCGGTGTCGGCAGTCGCACGGGTCTGAAGGACCCTGCCGAACCGGGCACGAGCCTCGATCGGCCACTCTACGTCGGCTATGGGGGAATCTACGAACAGCACGGTGACCAAGTCATCCACCGGACCGTCCTTGGCAGCCTGCCCGAAGTGGACAGAGCGGACGTCACCCGCACCGTCGAGGTGAAAGGCGACACGCTCATCCTGCGCGCGCCATCGGCGGTACGCGAATGGGACGAGGTCGTCCTGACCTGGCGGCGCGTCAGAGAGACTCTCCTTGCCGCCACCGCCACATAG
- a CDS encoding SDR family NAD(P)-dependent oxidoreductase, giving the protein MRLKGKTAVITGGTRGLGRAIAERYLVEGASVVCASRSPHEVKELVDEVPDRVVYHEVEVADPASVDGLMRFAVDTFGRLDIVVANAGVHRDAKVERLDPAHWNEMVGTNLTGVYLCTRAAVPHLRQSGGGRIINVSSLMAGRVAVGAAGYCATKAAVEMLTRVSAIELGPKGILVNCLSPGFIDEGMGQAVASNDKLWQTYRRRLALGRAGQASELADAAVFLAGGESTYINGHVLEVNGGLLWA; this is encoded by the coding sequence ATGCGTCTGAAAGGAAAGACCGCCGTCATAACAGGCGGAACCCGCGGGCTCGGGCGTGCGATCGCCGAGCGGTACCTCGTGGAGGGTGCGAGCGTGGTGTGCGCCTCTCGCTCGCCGCACGAGGTGAAGGAGCTGGTCGACGAGGTTCCTGATCGCGTCGTCTACCACGAAGTGGAGGTCGCGGATCCGGCGTCGGTAGACGGACTGATGCGTTTCGCCGTCGACACCTTCGGACGTCTGGACATAGTCGTCGCCAACGCCGGTGTGCACCGCGACGCCAAGGTGGAACGGCTCGACCCCGCGCACTGGAACGAAATGGTCGGCACCAATCTCACTGGAGTGTACTTGTGTACCCGGGCCGCGGTGCCACACTTGCGCCAATCTGGCGGGGGCCGCATCATCAACGTCTCCTCGTTGATGGCCGGCAGGGTAGCGGTTGGCGCGGCGGGGTACTGCGCCACGAAGGCTGCCGTCGAAATGCTCACCCGCGTCAGCGCAATCGAACTGGGCCCCAAGGGAATCTTGGTTAACTGCTTGTCGCCCGGGTTCATCGACGAGGGCATGGGGCAGGCTGTGGCAAGCAACGACAAGTTGTGGCAGACCTATCGGCGACGGCTTGCGCTCGGGCGCGCAGGCCAGGCCTCAGAACTGGCCGATGCGGCGGTCTTCCTCGCCGGAGGGGAGAGCACGTACATCAACGGCCACGTCCTCGAGGTCAACGGGGGCCTATTGTGGGCGTAG
- a CDS encoding 3-oxoacyl-ACP synthase III family protein, with protein sequence MAVGFHSLGSYVPPKVVSNDDIAEWTGVSTEWIDTRTGVQQRRYADEGTTTSDLAVLAAKQVINQAPAESGDLEMIIVATSTPDQPQPSTAAIVQGKLGLPGIAAFDVNAVCSGFVYSLTVANAMLSNRDDGRTALVVGAEMYSRIMNRTDPKTVSLFGDGAGAALLGPVPDGYGIRSCRISADGQYRDYVEVPAGGTRQPIDAAAREAGRHLFHMQGRPVRDYALATFPKVIKEVLADGGLDAADVGRFIFHQANTRLVEECGRQMGLDPDRVPLTAPEVGNTAAASIPLALHWEHQRRPFRRGEHLVLAAVGGGMTAGAALVTWY encoded by the coding sequence ATGGCTGTCGGTTTCCATAGTCTTGGCTCCTATGTCCCGCCGAAGGTCGTGTCCAATGACGACATTGCCGAGTGGACCGGGGTGTCGACAGAGTGGATCGACACCCGGACAGGAGTGCAGCAACGCCGCTACGCTGATGAAGGGACGACGACGTCCGATCTAGCGGTACTCGCTGCCAAGCAGGTGATCAACCAGGCGCCGGCCGAGTCGGGGGACCTGGAGATGATCATCGTGGCCACCTCGACGCCGGATCAGCCGCAGCCCAGTACGGCGGCGATCGTGCAGGGCAAGCTCGGTTTGCCGGGCATCGCGGCGTTCGACGTGAACGCGGTGTGCAGCGGGTTCGTCTACAGCCTCACGGTGGCCAACGCGATGCTTTCGAACCGCGATGACGGGCGAACGGCCCTGGTGGTGGGTGCGGAGATGTATTCGCGCATCATGAACCGGACGGATCCGAAAACCGTGAGCCTGTTCGGGGACGGCGCCGGTGCGGCACTGTTAGGCCCGGTTCCGGACGGATACGGCATCCGTTCGTGCCGGATCAGTGCAGATGGGCAGTACCGCGACTATGTAGAGGTGCCCGCAGGCGGGACGCGGCAGCCCATCGACGCGGCAGCACGGGAAGCCGGCCGTCATCTGTTCCACATGCAGGGCCGCCCTGTGCGCGATTACGCGCTCGCGACGTTCCCCAAGGTGATCAAAGAGGTTCTTGCTGACGGCGGCCTGGATGCCGCGGACGTCGGGCGGTTCATCTTCCACCAGGCCAACACGCGCTTGGTCGAAGAGTGCGGTCGCCAGATGGGCCTGGATCCGGACCGGGTCCCCCTGACGGCACCAGAAGTGGGCAACACCGCAGCGGCTTCCATTCCGCTGGCCCTGCATTGGGAGCACCAGCGGCGTCCGTTCCGGCGCGGAGAGCATCTCGTGCTGGCGGCGGTCGGCGGCGGCATGACCGCAGGCGCCGCCCTGGTCACTTGGTACTGA
- a CDS encoding tryptophanase has translation MEPFRIKAVEPIPFPGPVQRQAALDAAGYNLFRVPSRLITVDLLTDSGTSAMSAAQWSALMSADESYAGARSFERFEAVVRELTGFDEVIPVHQGRAAERILLGAVLQPGEVSISNTHFDTTRAAVEAARAVAVDLPAAAPVSAPVPFGGDIDLDALRRALTGDGGSDVRCVVLTVTNNAGGGQPVSLGNIAAVRQLCRDHGVQLLLDASRFAENAYLITERDLEHAGQHPREVAKAMFALADGCWASLKKDGIGNIGGLIALRNGELARRCREHLIAVEGFPTYGGLAGRDLEALAQGLTEVTDPDYLRYRADAARWFGQRLMEAGLPVLQPTGCHAVYVDAAQLLPHIPPHELPATALANELYLAGAVRTSWLGTLVFGRPNPEGGPDIPAPQELVRFALPRRVYTQTHLQYVAEAAAEVVAKADSVRGYRIVEQAAALRHFTAALQPLNATAPSLPRPRQRTAVKHRQ, from the coding sequence ATGGAACCGTTTCGTATCAAGGCCGTCGAACCGATCCCGTTCCCCGGCCCAGTGCAGCGGCAAGCTGCGCTCGACGCGGCGGGTTACAACCTTTTTCGGGTGCCGTCGCGGCTGATCACAGTGGATCTGTTGACAGATTCGGGGACGAGCGCAATGTCGGCCGCGCAGTGGTCAGCGTTGATGTCTGCCGACGAGTCCTACGCCGGGGCACGCTCGTTCGAGCGTTTCGAGGCGGTGGTGCGCGAACTGACCGGGTTCGACGAGGTGATCCCCGTCCATCAGGGGCGGGCTGCGGAGCGGATTCTGCTCGGTGCAGTACTGCAACCGGGCGAGGTGTCGATCAGCAACACCCATTTCGACACCACTCGCGCCGCGGTAGAGGCTGCACGTGCGGTCGCGGTCGATCTGCCGGCCGCAGCACCCGTTTCCGCACCCGTACCCTTCGGCGGAGACATCGACCTGGATGCCCTCCGACGCGCTCTGACCGGCGATGGCGGTTCGGATGTGCGCTGCGTAGTGCTGACCGTGACCAACAACGCAGGCGGCGGACAGCCCGTGTCGCTGGGAAACATCGCCGCAGTCCGTCAGCTGTGCAGAGATCACGGAGTGCAGCTGCTGCTGGACGCGTCCCGATTCGCCGAGAACGCCTATTTGATCACCGAACGGGACCTCGAGCACGCCGGTCAGCACCCGCGAGAAGTGGCGAAAGCGATGTTCGCACTGGCCGACGGTTGCTGGGCGAGCCTGAAGAAGGACGGAATCGGCAACATAGGCGGCTTGATCGCACTCCGGAACGGCGAGCTGGCTCGGCGTTGCCGCGAACACCTCATTGCAGTCGAAGGCTTCCCGACGTACGGCGGTCTGGCTGGCCGCGACCTCGAAGCCCTCGCCCAGGGACTGACCGAGGTCACCGATCCGGATTACCTGCGCTACCGCGCCGATGCCGCCCGTTGGTTCGGCCAGCGGTTGATGGAAGCCGGGCTGCCTGTACTCCAACCGACCGGCTGTCACGCAGTCTACGTCGACGCAGCCCAGCTCCTGCCACACATTCCGCCGCACGAGTTGCCTGCCACCGCGTTGGCCAATGAGCTCTACCTCGCCGGGGCAGTGCGGACCTCGTGGCTCGGCACGCTCGTGTTCGGACGGCCGAATCCGGAGGGCGGTCCCGACATTCCCGCGCCGCAGGAACTCGTGCGGTTCGCGCTCCCGCGCCGCGTCTACACCCAGACCCACCTGCAATACGTCGCAGAGGCCGCCGCAGAGGTCGTAGCCAAGGCAGACTCAGTGCGCGGCTACCGGATCGTTGAGCAGGCCGCGGCCCTTCGGCACTTCACCGCGGCGTTGCAGCCGCTGAACGCCACCGCTCCGAGTCTTCCCCGCCCACGGCAGCGCACCGCCGTAAAACACCGGCAGTGA
- a CDS encoding AraC family transcriptional regulator, whose amino-acid sequence MNEPLLKRFQVYDTTSVDESREKTGRLMRSHRLSPLDRRATGFRARHHVAPLGEASLHYVAYGPGETLVQPGPLETFYVVLLPQYGRCTVTSAGRRIVTAGENAAVVSPEDSLSMLWQGGAGQLMVKVPSRWFHDRLELLLHKPLTSAVRFELGMDLTRGPGREWASMVRHNVSNIDAGLSLLQHEPILGSIGQGLATALLYAHSHNYSDSLRSDDPSAGERMVRSVVAFVKDSPQVPASVADLVAYARVSERALQRAFRKHLNVSPKQFLLAVRLERVHQVLVDTDPDASMSVGEIAANAGVTHFGRFSQYYRARHGESLADTKRRGRMRA is encoded by the coding sequence ATGAACGAGCCGCTCCTGAAACGCTTCCAGGTCTACGACACTACGAGCGTGGACGAATCCCGGGAGAAGACCGGACGGCTGATGCGATCGCACCGGCTTTCGCCGCTGGATCGTCGGGCCACCGGGTTCCGTGCGCGCCACCACGTCGCGCCTCTCGGGGAGGCGTCGCTTCACTACGTCGCCTACGGACCCGGGGAGACACTGGTGCAGCCAGGCCCCTTGGAGACCTTCTATGTCGTGTTGCTGCCGCAATACGGTCGCTGCACCGTCACCTCGGCCGGACGGCGCATCGTCACCGCAGGGGAGAATGCCGCGGTCGTTTCTCCGGAGGACAGCCTGTCGATGCTGTGGCAGGGCGGGGCCGGCCAGCTCATGGTGAAAGTCCCGAGCCGCTGGTTCCACGACCGCCTGGAGCTGTTGCTTCACAAGCCGCTCACGAGCGCAGTGCGATTCGAGCTCGGCATGGATCTGACCAGAGGGCCCGGGCGCGAGTGGGCCAGCATGGTCCGCCACAACGTCAGCAACATCGACGCCGGCCTGTCTCTGCTGCAGCACGAGCCGATCCTCGGGTCGATCGGGCAAGGCCTCGCCACCGCGCTGCTCTATGCTCACTCGCACAACTACAGCGACTCGCTGCGCAGTGACGATCCCTCCGCCGGGGAACGGATGGTGCGGTCTGTGGTCGCGTTCGTCAAGGACAGCCCGCAAGTGCCCGCATCCGTGGCTGATCTCGTCGCCTACGCGAGAGTCAGCGAACGCGCGCTCCAACGAGCCTTCCGCAAGCACCTGAATGTGTCCCCGAAGCAGTTCCTCCTTGCAGTGCGTTTGGAACGTGTCCACCAGGTATTGGTGGACACCGACCCAGACGCTTCCATGTCCGTCGGCGAGATTGCAGCGAATGCTGGAGTCACGCACTTCGGCCGATTCTCCCAGTACTATCGCGCTCGCCACGGCGAGTCGCTCGCCGACACCAAGCGCCGAGGGCGGATGCGCGCCTGA
- the tsrT gene encoding tryptophan 2-C-methyltransferase, translating into MSRALVTLVNPNLVHPPITPYALDILTTSLEEAGFDVEVLDLTLARDRWHDVVRDYFRRADPVLVGVTIRNTDTIYPQEQRVFLDSHKNIISAIQRYTSAPIVAGGVGFSSMPFALVDYFGIDYGVKGPGEVTLVRLAKALLAARSVETTPGLIINSGNGVVRQVPYDDPLVAAGRVHLTNRATPYRRHSGRRDRVDNLAYYRRGGLGNILTKNGCTFACTHCVEPDAKGTRFARRTETAVVDEMELLCEQGVHDLHTTDSEFNLNISHSKKVLREIIRRKRADQASALHRLRLWIYVQPAPFDAEYAELLAEAGCAGINLAPDHVRDDILNGWKVSGKGRRFYTFEDVHELCRLARKHGMATMVEALLGMPGETEHTMRECVDAFQSLDATVVGYTLGIRAFPYSPLGRQLAAASAGTRAVPGVQSNTATAPILLTPLEKCRSTLAYERQFMFDEAGGFRPVYYFSPDLPEGHDGDPAQRWHRSLELLWDWVPQHDRHRVMLPTVPGLSPEDNNYADNPFLLRLTDLGYTGAYWSHWPQRHTIMQTAPA; encoded by the coding sequence ATGAGCAGAGCGCTGGTCACATTGGTCAATCCCAACCTGGTCCACCCTCCGATCACCCCGTACGCGCTGGACATCCTGACTACCTCGCTGGAGGAAGCCGGCTTCGACGTGGAGGTGCTCGATCTGACGCTGGCACGGGACCGCTGGCACGACGTCGTCCGCGACTACTTCCGGCGGGCAGATCCCGTCCTGGTTGGGGTAACGATCCGCAACACAGACACGATCTATCCGCAGGAACAACGGGTGTTCCTCGATTCCCACAAGAACATCATCAGCGCTATACAGCGATACACCAGCGCGCCGATCGTCGCCGGCGGGGTTGGGTTCTCCTCGATGCCGTTCGCGCTGGTCGACTACTTCGGCATCGACTACGGCGTCAAGGGCCCCGGCGAGGTGACGCTGGTGCGGCTGGCCAAGGCGCTGCTCGCGGCACGGTCAGTGGAGACGACGCCCGGGCTGATCATCAATTCCGGGAACGGGGTCGTGCGCCAGGTGCCCTACGACGATCCCCTCGTCGCCGCGGGTCGGGTGCACTTGACCAACCGGGCCACCCCGTACCGGCGGCACTCCGGACGCCGCGACCGGGTGGACAACCTGGCCTACTACCGGCGCGGCGGACTAGGCAACATCCTGACCAAGAACGGCTGCACCTTCGCCTGTACCCACTGCGTCGAACCGGATGCCAAAGGCACTCGGTTCGCCCGCCGCACCGAGACCGCGGTCGTCGACGAGATGGAGCTTCTGTGCGAGCAAGGCGTGCACGATCTGCACACCACCGACAGCGAGTTCAACCTCAACATCTCCCACAGCAAGAAAGTGCTGCGCGAGATCATCCGCCGCAAACGCGCCGACCAGGCATCAGCACTGCACCGGCTACGGCTGTGGATCTACGTCCAGCCCGCGCCGTTCGACGCCGAATACGCCGAACTGCTCGCCGAAGCCGGGTGCGCAGGCATCAACCTCGCCCCCGACCACGTTCGCGACGACATCCTCAACGGCTGGAAAGTCTCTGGCAAAGGCCGGCGGTTCTACACCTTCGAGGACGTCCACGAGCTGTGCCGGCTGGCCCGCAAGCACGGGATGGCGACCATGGTCGAGGCCCTGTTGGGCATGCCGGGCGAAACCGAGCACACAATGCGCGAATGCGTGGACGCGTTCCAGTCGCTGGACGCCACCGTCGTCGGCTACACCCTCGGCATCCGCGCCTTCCCCTACTCGCCGCTCGGCCGGCAGCTGGCCGCGGCCAGCGCCGGCACCCGGGCCGTGCCCGGCGTCCAGTCCAACACAGCAACCGCGCCGATCTTGCTCACGCCCCTCGAGAAATGCCGCAGCACCCTGGCCTACGAACGGCAGTTCATGTTCGACGAGGCAGGCGGGTTCCGCCCGGTCTACTACTTCTCTCCCGACCTGCCCGAAGGCCACGACGGCGACCCCGCACAACGCTGGCACCGCTCCCTGGAGCTGCTCTGGGACTGGGTTCCCCAGCACGACCGGCACCGCGTGATGCTCCCCACCGTCCCCGGACTAAGCCCTGAAGACAACAACTACGCCGACAACCCGTTCCTGCTGCGCCTCACCGACCTCGGCTACACCGGTGCCTACTGGTCGCACTGGCCCCAACGGCACACCATCATGCAGACCGCACCGGCCTAG